A single region of the Cereibacter sphaeroides 2.4.1 genome encodes:
- a CDS encoding NAD(P)/FAD-dependent oxidoreductase, with amino-acid sequence MATPDLTIRGGGIFGLAVAWAAVRRGAKVRLIESARIGAGSSGGVVGALSPHVPEQWNEKKAFQFESLAMGEAWWAAVADASGLPTGYDRLGRFQPLADARAVDHARARAEEARTLWQGRFSWEVVPAGGDFMPESPTGLVIHDTLTARLNPRLAVPALVQAIRAQGGEILIGEGEEAGPVVWATGVAGLEALSQDLGKPVGNGVKGQAMVVALDARDRPQVFGPGLLIVPHADGTTAVGSTAEKDWTAPDTTDAQLDEVHARAVALCPWLEGAPVLTRWAGLRPRARSLAPMLGEWPGRPGQYVANGGFKIGFGMAPKVGEVMAALVLEGRDEIPESFRVEASLKKKGKAEE; translated from the coding sequence ATGGCAACGCCGGATCTGACAATTCGCGGCGGCGGGATCTTCGGGCTCGCGGTGGCCTGGGCGGCGGTGCGGCGCGGCGCGAAGGTGCGCCTGATCGAGAGCGCGCGGATCGGCGCGGGCTCCTCGGGCGGCGTCGTGGGGGCGCTCTCGCCGCATGTGCCCGAACAATGGAACGAGAAGAAGGCCTTCCAGTTCGAGAGCCTCGCCATGGGCGAGGCATGGTGGGCGGCGGTGGCCGACGCCTCCGGCCTGCCCACGGGCTACGATCGGTTGGGCCGGTTCCAGCCGCTCGCCGATGCGCGCGCCGTCGACCATGCCCGCGCCCGCGCCGAGGAGGCCCGGACCCTCTGGCAGGGCCGCTTCTCGTGGGAGGTGGTGCCGGCCGGCGGAGACTTCATGCCCGAAAGCCCCACGGGCCTCGTGATCCACGACACGCTGACCGCGCGGCTGAACCCGCGGCTGGCGGTGCCCGCGCTGGTGCAGGCGATCCGCGCGCAGGGCGGCGAGATCCTGATCGGCGAGGGCGAGGAAGCGGGCCCGGTGGTCTGGGCCACCGGCGTGGCGGGGCTCGAGGCGCTGTCGCAGGATCTGGGCAAGCCGGTCGGCAATGGCGTGAAGGGTCAGGCCATGGTGGTGGCGCTCGACGCGCGCGACCGGCCGCAGGTCTTCGGGCCGGGCCTCCTGATCGTGCCCCACGCCGACGGCACGACCGCCGTGGGATCGACCGCCGAGAAGGACTGGACCGCACCCGACACGACCGACGCCCAGCTCGACGAGGTCCATGCCCGCGCCGTGGCGCTCTGCCCCTGGCTCGAGGGCGCGCCGGTCCTGACCCGCTGGGCGGGCCTGCGCCCCCGCGCCCGCAGCCTCGCGCCGATGCTGGGCGAATGGCCCGGCCGCCCGGGGCAGTATGTGGCGAACGGCGGCTTCAAGATCGGCTTCGGCATGGCGCCGAAGGTGGGCGAGGTCATGGCCGCGCTGGTCCTCGAAGGCCGGGACGAGATCCCCGAGAGCTTCCGGGTCGAGGCCTCGCTGAAGAAGAAGGGGAAGGCCGAGGAGTAG
- a CDS encoding ammonium transporter has protein sequence MKKISQLMGLTALAAAAALPAWAQEAAEVVTEAAEAVVTPVMDKGDVAWMLMSTVLVFFMILPGIALFYGGLVRAKNMLSVLMQTTLIGCTVMVIWVIYGYSFAFGGGTSPFWGGMGKLFLAGVTTDSMAATFSDGFVIPEYLFICFQMTFAALTPALIIGGFAERIKFSAVLIFTVIWVTFAYFPIAHMVWDASGLIFNWGAIDFAGGTVVHINAGVAALIGAVMVGKRIGLGKENMAPHSMVMTMIGASMLWFGWFGFNVGSNLEANGGATLAMINTFVATAAAVVAWSLIEGLARGKASMLGAASGMIAGLVAVTPACGTIGPMGAIVLGAIASAVCYFFVTTVKNAMGYDDSLDVFGIHGVGGIIGAIGTGIFSAASLGGVNGDDYSIVGQTIIQAQAVVVTLIWTAIVSVVAFKIADLVVGLRVDTESERIGLDQTAHGESAYHG, from the coding sequence ATGAAGAAGATCTCGCAACTGATGGGGCTGACCGCGCTGGCCGCGGCCGCGGCCCTGCCCGCCTGGGCGCAGGAAGCCGCCGAAGTCGTGACAGAGGCCGCCGAGGCCGTCGTGACGCCGGTGATGGACAAGGGCGACGTCGCCTGGATGCTGATGTCCACCGTGCTCGTGTTCTTCATGATCCTGCCGGGGATCGCGCTGTTCTACGGCGGTCTCGTGCGCGCGAAGAACATGCTGTCGGTGCTGATGCAGACCACGCTGATCGGCTGCACCGTCATGGTGATCTGGGTGATCTACGGCTATTCCTTCGCCTTCGGCGGCGGCACCAGCCCGTTCTGGGGCGGCATGGGCAAGCTCTTCCTGGCCGGCGTGACGACCGACAGCATGGCCGCCACCTTCTCGGACGGCTTCGTGATCCCGGAATATCTGTTCATCTGCTTCCAGATGACCTTCGCGGCGCTGACGCCCGCGCTGATCATCGGGGGCTTCGCCGAGCGGATCAAATTCTCGGCCGTGCTGATCTTCACCGTGATCTGGGTGACCTTCGCCTATTTCCCGATCGCCCACATGGTCTGGGATGCCTCGGGCTTGATCTTCAACTGGGGCGCCATCGACTTCGCGGGCGGCACCGTTGTCCATATCAACGCGGGCGTCGCGGCGCTGATCGGCGCGGTGATGGTCGGCAAGCGGATCGGTCTCGGCAAGGAGAACATGGCGCCGCACTCGATGGTCATGACCATGATCGGTGCCTCGATGCTGTGGTTCGGCTGGTTCGGCTTCAACGTGGGCTCGAACCTCGAGGCCAACGGCGGCGCCACGCTCGCCATGATCAACACCTTCGTGGCCACTGCCGCGGCCGTCGTCGCCTGGTCGCTGATCGAGGGTCTGGCGCGCGGCAAGGCCTCGATGCTGGGTGCGGCCTCGGGCATGATCGCGGGCCTCGTGGCCGTGACCCCGGCCTGCGGCACCATCGGCCCGATGGGCGCCATCGTGCTCGGCGCCATCGCCTCGGCGGTCTGCTACTTCTTCGTGACGACCGTGAAGAACGCCATGGGCTATGACGACAGCCTCGACGTCTTCGGCATCCACGGCGTGGGTGGCATCATCGGCGCCATCGGCACCGGCATCTTCTCGGCGGCGAGCCTCGGCGGCGTGAACGGCGACGACTATTCCATCGTCGGCCAGACGATCATCCAGGCGCAGGCCGTGGTGGTGACGCTGATCTGGACGGCCATCGTCTCGGTCGTGGCCTTCAAGATCGCCGATCTGGTGGTGGGCCTGCGCGTAGACACCGAGAGCGAGCGGATCGGTCTCGACCAGACCGCCCACGGCGAGTCGGCCTACCACGGCTGA
- a CDS encoding MlaC/ttg2D family ABC transporter substrate-binding protein, with amino-acid sequence MPNDLPFDLRPSRRTVTMGLAAGVAAALLPWRAQALDTGTARALVVEAVAQVNRTINSGKSEGQMYADFERLFARYADVPAIARTALGVAARSASRQEISAFTQAYQGYIARKYGKRFREFIGSEIKVNDARPMKSAVEVISTAYLRNENPFEVRWHVSDRSGRPAFFNIIIEGVNMLASERAEVGALLDRNRGSIPALTEQLRRAS; translated from the coding sequence ATGCCCAATGATCTTCCCTTCGACCTCCGGCCCAGCCGCCGCACCGTGACGATGGGCCTCGCGGCGGGCGTTGCCGCGGCCCTTCTGCCCTGGCGGGCTCAGGCGCTCGATACCGGCACGGCGCGTGCGCTGGTGGTCGAGGCGGTGGCCCAGGTGAACCGGACGATCAACTCGGGCAAGTCCGAGGGGCAGATGTATGCCGATTTCGAGCGGCTCTTCGCGCGCTATGCCGACGTGCCGGCCATCGCCCGCACGGCGCTGGGTGTCGCCGCCCGCAGCGCGAGCCGGCAGGAGATCTCGGCCTTCACCCAGGCCTACCAGGGCTATATCGCCCGGAAATACGGCAAGCGCTTCCGCGAGTTCATCGGCAGCGAGATCAAGGTCAACGATGCGCGTCCGATGAAGAGCGCCGTCGAGGTGATCTCGACCGCCTATCTGCGCAACGAGAACCCGTTCGAGGTCCGCTGGCATGTGTCGGACCGGTCGGGCCGCCCGGCCTTCTTCAACATCATCATCGAGGGCGTGAACATGCTGGCGTCCGAGCGGGCCGAGGTCGGCGCGCTTCTGGACCGCAACCGCGGCTCGATCCCGGCGCTGACCGAACAGCTGCGCCGCGCGAGCTGA
- a CDS encoding lytic transglycosylase domain-containing protein, producing the protein MSRPRSAPARLRLALLLILPLLCAPLAARAEDPAALKDALRAAWSKDWSGAEAQARRSGPLAQSLVEWHRLRAGEGSLTDYEAFLAQHPDWPGLKLLRDKGEEAVARSATPERVIAWFGSRPPATATGAIALARAHAAAGQQPEAETVIRRAWTTLAFTAEEESAAIGAFPEVLARAHEARLDMLLWENRPEQARRMLPRVSDGWKRLAAARMALRADADGVDGLIAAVPAALAADPGLAYERFLWRARKGRDADAAQLLLERSASVAGLGSPSAWAGRRAVLARALNEEGDPKTAYRIAASHHLEGGGDFAELEFFAGFIALRKLGDPAAALQHFQRLQAAVRTPISLSRAHYWQGRALEQLGRYDEAGAAFAAGARYQTAYYGLLSAERAGIPLDPALVSAPRAGDWRQAGFASSSVLAAGRLLLAAGERDLGKRFLLHLAESLKAPDLERLSEMALEMGEPHVAVLIAKQAAEEGTILPRAYFPVPDLVPGDGLPVSRALALSIARRESEFNPVVVSPAGARGLMQVMPGTAKLMAPKVGLGYEPAKLTQDPAYNVRLGTAYLAQLVEEFGPSLALVASGYNAGPGRPRRWVTEFGDPRAEDVDAVDWVEQIPFSETRTYVMRVTESVVIYRAKLRGSGGPVRITPELKG; encoded by the coding sequence ATGTCGCGCCCCAGATCCGCCCCCGCCCGTCTCCGCCTCGCCCTTCTGCTGATCCTGCCGCTGCTCTGCGCGCCCCTCGCGGCGCGGGCCGAGGATCCGGCCGCACTGAAGGACGCGCTCCGCGCCGCCTGGTCGAAGGACTGGAGCGGTGCCGAGGCGCAGGCGCGCCGGTCGGGCCCGCTCGCGCAGTCGCTCGTCGAGTGGCACCGGCTGCGGGCGGGCGAGGGCAGCCTGACCGACTACGAGGCCTTCCTCGCGCAGCATCCCGACTGGCCGGGGCTGAAGCTCCTGCGCGACAAGGGCGAGGAGGCGGTGGCCCGCTCGGCCACGCCTGAGCGCGTGATCGCGTGGTTCGGCTCGCGTCCGCCCGCGACCGCCACCGGGGCCATCGCGCTCGCCCGCGCCCACGCCGCGGCGGGCCAGCAGCCCGAGGCCGAGACGGTGATCCGCCGCGCCTGGACGACGCTCGCCTTCACCGCAGAGGAGGAATCGGCCGCGATCGGCGCCTTCCCCGAGGTGCTGGCCCGGGCGCACGAGGCGCGGCTCGACATGCTGCTCTGGGAGAACCGGCCCGAGCAGGCGCGGCGGATGCTGCCGCGCGTGTCGGACGGCTGGAAGCGGCTCGCGGCGGCGCGGATGGCGCTGCGCGCCGATGCCGACGGGGTGGACGGGCTGATCGCGGCCGTGCCCGCGGCGCTCGCCGCCGATCCCGGCCTCGCCTACGAGCGGTTCCTCTGGCGGGCGCGCAAGGGCCGCGACGCCGATGCGGCGCAGCTGCTTCTGGAGCGGTCGGCCAGCGTGGCGGGCCTCGGCAGCCCCTCGGCCTGGGCGGGGCGGCGCGCGGTGCTGGCGCGGGCCCTGAACGAGGAGGGCGATCCGAAGACCGCCTACCGGATCGCCGCGAGCCACCATCTCGAGGGCGGGGGCGACTTTGCCGAGCTCGAGTTCTTCGCGGGCTTCATCGCGCTGCGCAAGCTCGGCGACCCGGCCGCGGCGCTTCAGCATTTCCAGCGGCTGCAGGCGGCGGTGCGCACGCCGATCAGCCTCTCGCGGGCGCATTACTGGCAGGGACGGGCGCTCGAGCAGCTCGGACGCTACGACGAGGCGGGCGCGGCCTTCGCGGCGGGGGCGCGCTACCAGACCGCCTATTACGGGCTTCTCTCCGCCGAGCGCGCGGGCATCCCGCTCGATCCGGCGCTCGTCTCGGCGCCGCGGGCGGGCGACTGGCGGCAGGCGGGCTTCGCCTCCTCCTCGGTGCTGGCGGCGGGGCGGCTTCTTCTCGCGGCGGGCGAGCGCGATCTCGGCAAGCGGTTCCTGCTGCATCTGGCCGAGAGCCTGAAGGCCCCGGATCTCGAGCGGCTGTCCGAGATGGCGCTCGAGATGGGCGAGCCGCATGTGGCGGTGCTGATCGCCAAGCAGGCCGCCGAGGAGGGCACGATCCTGCCGCGCGCCTATTTCCCGGTGCCGGATCTCGTGCCGGGCGACGGGCTGCCGGTGAGCCGGGCGCTGGCCCTGTCGATCGCGCGGCGCGAGAGCGAGTTCAACCCGGTGGTGGTGAGTCCGGCCGGCGCGCGGGGCCTCATGCAGGTCATGCCGGGGACGGCGAAGCTCATGGCGCCCAAGGTGGGGCTCGGCTACGAGCCTGCGAAGCTCACGCAGGATCCGGCTTACAACGTGCGGCTCGGCACGGCCTATCTCGCGCAGCTGGTCGAGGAGTTCGGCCCGTCGCTCGCGCTGGTGGCCTCGGGCTACAATGCGGGCCCGGGCCGCCCGCGCCGCTGGGTGACCGAGTTCGGCGACCCGCGTGCCGAGGATGTGGATGCGGTGGACTGGGTGGAGCAGATCCCCTTCTCCGAGACCCGCACCTACGTCATGCGCGTGACCGAGTCGGTGGTGATCTACCGCGCCAAGCTCCGCGGCAGCGGCGGCCCCGTCCGCATCACCCCCGAGCTGAAGGGGTGA
- a CDS encoding MlaA family lipoprotein — protein MEHRTAILRGCRIAAHGALFALLGAFVSACAGSANPTQAINDPDEADNRQIHEFNKSVDKAVLRPASRAYAVLPDPVERGINNFADNLDLPGETLNSLLQGRPGAAVENAARFVVNTTIGIGGLFDPAHAMGIEGRNTDFGETLYVWGANEGVYGEVPFLGPRTERDLVGDVVDVALNPLRLIVPSGVRTAGRAAEAGSILGDRARYSETIDSVLYESADSYSQTRLLYLQNRRFELGQTGGADDAYIDPYAIDPYEEFDAQ, from the coding sequence GTGGAACATCGAACTGCCATACTCCGTGGATGCCGAATCGCAGCCCACGGCGCCCTCTTTGCCCTTCTCGGCGCCTTCGTATCGGCCTGTGCGGGCTCGGCCAACCCCACTCAGGCGATCAACGACCCGGATGAGGCGGACAACCGCCAGATCCACGAGTTCAACAAGTCGGTCGACAAGGCCGTGCTGCGCCCGGCCTCGCGCGCCTATGCGGTGCTGCCCGACCCGGTCGAGCGCGGCATCAACAACTTCGCCGACAACCTCGACCTGCCGGGCGAGACGCTGAACAGCCTGCTGCAGGGGCGGCCGGGCGCCGCCGTCGAGAATGCGGCCCGCTTCGTCGTCAACACGACGATCGGGATCGGCGGCCTGTTCGACCCGGCGCACGCCATGGGGATCGAGGGGCGCAACACGGACTTCGGCGAGACGCTCTATGTCTGGGGCGCGAACGAAGGTGTCTACGGCGAGGTGCCGTTCCTCGGGCCGCGCACCGAGCGCGACCTCGTGGGCGATGTGGTGGACGTGGCGCTGAACCCGCTGCGGCTCATCGTGCCCTCGGGCGTGCGGACGGCCGGCAGGGCGGCGGAGGCCGGCTCAATACTTGGTGATCGGGCCCGCTATTCCGAAACGATCGACTCGGTTCTATATGAAAGCGCCGATAGCTACTCGCAGACCCGGCTCCTCTATCTTCAGAACCGGCGTTTCGAGCTCGGCCAGACCGGCGGGGCGGACGATGCCTACATCGACCCCTACGCCATCGATCCATATGAGGAATTCGATGCCCAATGA
- a CDS encoding amino acid aminotransferase, producing MLTALKPQPADKILQLIQMFREDARADKIDLGVGVYKDPTGLTPVMRAVKAAEKRLWEVETTKTYTGLADEPAYNAAMAKLILAGAVPADRVASVATPGGTGAVRQALELIRMASPEATVWISNPTWPNHLSIVKYLGIPMREYRYFDAETGAVDAEGMMEDLAQVKAGDVVLLHGCCHNPTGANPNPVQWLAICESLARTGAVPLIDLAYQGFGDGLEMDAAATRLLATRLPEVLIAASCSKNFGIYRERTGILIAIGEAAGRGTVQANLNFLNRQNYSFPPDHGARLVTMILEDETLSADWKAELEEVRLNMLTLRRQLADALQAETGSNRFGFVAEHRGMFSRLGITPAEVERLRTEHGVYMVGDSRLNIAGLNRTTVPVLARAVAKVLRG from the coding sequence ATGCTGACCGCCCTGAAGCCGCAGCCCGCGGACAAGATCCTGCAACTGATCCAGATGTTCCGCGAGGATGCGCGCGCGGACAAGATCGATCTGGGCGTGGGCGTCTACAAGGACCCGACCGGGCTCACCCCGGTCATGCGGGCCGTGAAGGCGGCCGAGAAGCGGCTCTGGGAGGTCGAGACCACCAAGACCTACACCGGCCTTGCCGACGAGCCGGCCTACAATGCCGCGATGGCGAAGCTGATCCTCGCGGGCGCGGTCCCGGCCGACCGGGTGGCCTCGGTCGCCACCCCCGGCGGCACGGGCGCGGTGCGTCAGGCGCTCGAGCTGATCCGCATGGCCTCGCCCGAGGCCACCGTCTGGATCTCGAACCCGACCTGGCCGAACCATCTGTCGATCGTGAAATATCTCGGCATCCCGATGCGGGAATACCGCTATTTCGACGCCGAGACCGGCGCCGTCGATGCCGAGGGCATGATGGAGGATCTGGCCCAGGTGAAGGCGGGCGACGTGGTGCTGCTGCACGGCTGCTGCCACAACCCGACCGGCGCCAACCCGAACCCGGTGCAGTGGCTGGCCATCTGCGAGAGCCTGGCCCGGACAGGCGCGGTGCCGCTGATCGACCTCGCCTATCAGGGCTTCGGCGACGGGCTCGAGATGGATGCGGCGGCGACGCGGCTTCTGGCCACCAGACTGCCCGAGGTGCTGATCGCGGCCTCCTGCTCGAAGAACTTCGGCATCTACCGCGAGCGCACGGGCATCCTGATCGCCATCGGCGAGGCGGCGGGCCGGGGCACGGTGCAGGCCAACCTCAACTTCCTGAACCGGCAGAACTACTCCTTCCCGCCGGACCATGGCGCGCGGCTCGTGACCATGATCCTCGAGGACGAGACGCTGAGCGCCGACTGGAAGGCGGAACTCGAGGAGGTGCGGCTCAACATGCTGACACTGCGCCGCCAGCTTGCCGATGCGCTGCAGGCCGAGACCGGCTCGAACCGCTTCGGCTTCGTGGCCGAGCATCGCGGCATGTTCTCGCGCCTCGGGATCACGCCCGCCGAGGTGGAGCGGCTGCGGACCGAGCACGGGGTCTACATGGTGGGCGATTCGCGGCTGAACATCGCGGGGCTGAACCGGACGACCGTGCCGGTGCTGGCGCGCGCGGTGGCCAAGGTGCTGCGCGGCTGA
- the dapA gene encoding 4-hydroxy-tetrahydrodipicolinate synthase — MIRGSIPALVTPFKNGELDLDTLKKLVDWQIAEGSTGLVPVGTTGESPTLSHEEHETVIEAVVKAAAGRVPVIAGAGSNSTAEGIRLIRFAETVGADAALVVTPYYNKPTQAGMIAHFTALHDCCSLPIVIYNIPGRSVVDMSPETMGTLARLPRIVGVKDATGKIERVSQQRASCGPDFIQLSGEDATALGFNAHGGVGCISVTANVAPRLCAEFQQATLAGDFAKALEYQDRLMPLHEAIFLEPGLVGAKYALSKLGLCSDEVRLPLVGLTDATKARIEAAMRHAGLI, encoded by the coding sequence ATGATCAGAGGGTCCATTCCTGCCCTTGTGACGCCGTTCAAGAACGGCGAGCTGGATCTGGACACGCTGAAGAAGCTGGTCGACTGGCAGATCGCCGAAGGCTCGACCGGCCTCGTCCCGGTGGGCACCACGGGCGAGAGCCCGACGCTCAGCCACGAAGAGCACGAGACGGTGATCGAGGCGGTGGTGAAGGCCGCCGCAGGCCGGGTGCCGGTGATCGCGGGCGCGGGCTCGAACTCGACCGCCGAGGGGATCCGGCTGATCCGCTTCGCCGAGACGGTGGGCGCCGATGCGGCGCTCGTGGTGACGCCCTACTACAACAAGCCCACGCAGGCCGGGATGATTGCGCATTTCACCGCGCTCCACGACTGCTGCAGCCTGCCCATCGTGATCTACAACATCCCCGGCCGGTCGGTCGTCGACATGTCGCCCGAGACGATGGGCACGCTGGCGCGGCTGCCGCGGATCGTGGGCGTGAAGGATGCCACCGGCAAGATCGAGCGGGTGAGCCAGCAGCGCGCCTCCTGCGGGCCTGACTTCATCCAGCTCTCGGGCGAGGATGCGACGGCGCTCGGCTTCAACGCCCACGGCGGCGTGGGCTGCATCTCGGTCACGGCCAACGTGGCGCCGCGGCTCTGCGCCGAGTTCCAGCAGGCAACCCTCGCGGGCGACTTCGCCAAGGCGCTGGAGTATCAGGACCGGCTGATGCCGCTGCACGAGGCGATCTTCCTCGAGCCGGGGCTGGTGGGGGCGAAATATGCGCTCTCGAAGCTCGGGCTCTGCTCCGACGAGGTGCGCCTGCCGCTCGTGGGCCTCACCGACGCGACCAAGGCCCGCATCGAGGCGGCCATGCGTCACGCCGGCCTGATCTGA
- a CDS encoding P-II family nitrogen regulator, producing MKLIIAAIKPFKLEEVREALTTIGVRGMMVTEIKGFGSQSGHTEIYRGAEYAVNFVPKVRLEIVVSDGLAESVVETIRTTAKTDKIGDGKIFVLDVEQAVRVRTGEINDDAL from the coding sequence GTGAAACTCATCATCGCAGCAATCAAGCCGTTCAAGCTGGAGGAGGTGCGCGAGGCGCTCACCACCATCGGCGTGCGCGGCATGATGGTGACCGAGATCAAGGGCTTCGGCTCCCAGTCCGGCCACACGGAAATCTACCGCGGGGCGGAATATGCCGTGAACTTCGTGCCGAAGGTCCGCCTCGAGATCGTCGTGTCGGACGGGCTGGCCGAGTCGGTCGTCGAGACGATCCGCACCACCGCCAAGACCGACAAGATCGGCGACGGCAAGATCTTCGTGCTGGACGTCGAACAGGCCGTCCGCGTGCGCACGGGCGAAATCAACGACGACGCGCTCTGA
- the smpB gene encoding SsrA-binding protein SmpB, with protein sequence MAKHSDPNSKLIAENRRARFDYFIEEEIEAGIMLLGSEVKSLRQGGSNIGESYASVEEGELWLINGYIAPYLQAKTWGHEERRKRKLLVSRRELARLWTATAREGMTIVPIRMYFNDRGIVKLKIGIAKGKKLSDKRETSAKRDWSREKQRLLKQNS encoded by the coding sequence ATGGCCAAGCATTCCGATCCCAACAGCAAGCTCATCGCCGAGAACCGCCGCGCCCGCTTCGATTACTTCATCGAGGAGGAGATCGAGGCCGGCATCATGCTGCTCGGCTCCGAGGTCAAGTCGCTCAGGCAGGGCGGCTCGAACATCGGCGAGAGCTATGCCTCGGTGGAAGAGGGCGAGCTCTGGCTCATCAACGGCTATATCGCGCCCTATCTGCAGGCCAAGACCTGGGGTCACGAGGAACGGCGCAAGCGCAAGCTCCTCGTCTCGCGGCGCGAGCTGGCCCGGCTCTGGACCGCCACCGCCCGCGAAGGCATGACCATCGTGCCGATCCGCATGTATTTCAACGACCGCGGCATCGTGAAGCTGAAGATCGGCATCGCCAAGGGCAAGAAGCTCTCGGACAAGCGCGAGACTTCGGCCAAGCGCGACTGGAGCCGCGAGAAGCAGCGCCTCCTGAAGCAGAACAGCTGA
- the sseA gene encoding 3-mercaptopyruvate sulfurtransferase, producing MTDDPRTLVSTDWLAAHLRDPDLRLLDASWYLPQENRNPRAEYEAEHIPGARFFDIDEIADLRSALPHMAPPPEKFISRMRAMGVGDGHQVVVYDGSGLRSAARVWWTFRLMGKTDVAVLDGGLPKWKAEGHPVEDMPPVVRDRHMTVQRQAGLVKDVTQVAHASKLGEAEIIDARSAGRFKGTDAEPRPGLRAGHIPGSKNVPFTTLLAPDGTMKPPAELRAIFEAAGVDLSKPAITTCGSGVTAAVLSLALEILGHRNHALYDGSWSEWGMYDDLKVAKG from the coding sequence ATGACCGACGATCCCAGAACGCTCGTCTCCACCGACTGGCTGGCCGCCCATCTGCGCGATCCCGACCTGAGGCTCCTCGATGCCTCCTGGTATCTGCCGCAGGAAAACCGCAACCCGCGGGCCGAATACGAGGCCGAGCATATTCCCGGCGCGCGCTTCTTCGACATCGACGAGATCGCCGACCTGCGCTCGGCCCTGCCCCACATGGCGCCGCCGCCCGAGAAATTCATCAGCCGGATGCGCGCCATGGGCGTGGGCGACGGCCATCAGGTCGTGGTCTACGACGGCTCGGGCCTGCGCTCGGCGGCGCGGGTCTGGTGGACCTTCCGCCTGATGGGCAAGACGGATGTGGCGGTGCTCGACGGCGGCCTGCCGAAATGGAAGGCCGAGGGCCATCCGGTCGAGGACATGCCGCCCGTCGTCCGCGACCGGCACATGACGGTGCAGCGTCAGGCGGGCCTCGTGAAGGACGTGACCCAGGTGGCCCATGCCTCGAAGCTCGGCGAGGCCGAGATCATCGACGCGCGCTCGGCCGGCCGGTTCAAGGGCACGGATGCCGAGCCGCGGCCGGGCCTGCGCGCGGGCCATATTCCCGGCTCGAAGAACGTGCCCTTCACGACGCTCCTCGCGCCGGACGGCACGATGAAGCCGCCGGCAGAGCTGCGCGCGATCTTCGAGGCGGCGGGCGTGGATCTCTCCAAACCCGCGATCACCACCTGCGGCTCGGGCGTGACCGCGGCCGTGCTCAGCCTCGCGCTCGAGATCCTCGGGCACCGCAACCATGCGCTCTACGACGGCTCCTGGTCCGAGTGGGGCATGTATGACGATCTCAAGGTCGCGAAAGGATGA